Proteins from a genomic interval of Salmo salar chromosome ssa14, Ssal_v3.1, whole genome shotgun sequence:
- the LOC106570488 gene encoding BET1 homolog, which translates to FLVYLANVDEWFCTSCQTGEGGPGNYVASGYSAYEEENEHLQEGLRAKVSALKHLSIDIGTEVKYQNKMLDDMDSDFDSTGGLLGATIGRVKQLSRGSQTKLLCYMLLFCLFVFNLLYWFIKLR; encoded by the exons TTTCTAGTTTATTTAGCTAACGTAGATGAATGGTTTTGTACATCATGTCAAACAGGCGAAGGAGGACCAGGAAATTATGTGGCCAGCGGGTACAGCGCGTATGAAGAGGAAAATGAACACTTACAAGAGGGTCTGAGAGCCAAAGTCAGCGCCTTGAAACAT CTGTCAATAGATATTGGAACCGAAGTGAAGTACCAGAACAAAATGTTGGATGATATG GACTCAGACTTTGACTCAACAGGTGGTTTGCTGGGGGCCACCATAGGGAGAGTGAAGCAGCTTTCCAGGGGAAGCCAGACCAAGCTCCTGTGCTACATGCTGCTCTTCTGCCTCTTCGTCTTTAACCTCCTCTACTGGTTTATCAAACTGAGGTGA